In the Paraflavitalea devenefica genome, one interval contains:
- a CDS encoding RNA polymerase sigma factor — MNEQELILLLRQGDELAFKTLVESYQDMVYNTALGVVQSEPDAEDVAQEVFIQVYKSIDQFKGDARLSTWIYRITTTKALDHIRSKKRKKRFAFLTSLFGADNELLHDPVDFYHPGVVLDRKQQAALLFKAIEQLPENQKTAFTLHKAEELSYQEIAEVMGLSVSAVESLLFRARQNLRKILEKHSRQGD, encoded by the coding sequence TTGAATGAGCAGGAACTGATACTACTTCTCCGGCAGGGCGATGAGCTGGCATTTAAAACGTTGGTAGAAAGTTACCAGGATATGGTATATAATACTGCCCTTGGCGTGGTCCAAAGCGAACCTGATGCAGAAGATGTAGCCCAGGAAGTGTTTATCCAGGTATACAAATCAATCGATCAGTTTAAAGGAGATGCACGCTTATCTACCTGGATCTACCGCATTACCACTACCAAGGCTTTAGACCATATCCGGAGCAAAAAGCGGAAGAAACGGTTTGCATTCCTGACCAGCCTGTTTGGGGCAGACAATGAGTTGCTGCACGACCCGGTTGATTTTTATCATCCCGGGGTGGTGCTGGACAGGAAGCAGCAGGCAGCCCTCTTGTTCAAGGCTATTGAACAGCTGCCTGAAAATCAAAAAACAGCATTTACCCTCCACAAGGCAGAAGAGCTTAGTTACCAGGAAATTGCAGAGGTCATGGGGCTTTCGGTCTCGGCGGTGGAATCCTTGCTTTTCCGGGCCAGGCAAAACCTGCGGAAAATACTGGAAAAACATTCCCGGCAAGGGGACTGA
- a CDS encoding putative glycolipid-binding domain-containing protein: MEHITNTIVWEGLDRKSMECLHWQEQENGYIINSHLTGVMDNVPFAIHYRIETDKGWQVRHFRVNNLHNTTQYLELYSDTKGNWFDNDKPVEELAGCIDIDITLTPFTNTLPIRRIDYPHRERVFINVLYITLPAFTMEKVVQQYTKIYEYYYSFALDDFKAELPVDENYFVIDYPGLFKRLYPV; this comes from the coding sequence GTGGAGCATATTACCAATACCATTGTATGGGAAGGGCTTGACCGGAAAAGCATGGAATGCCTGCACTGGCAGGAACAGGAGAATGGCTATATCATTAACAGTCATCTTACCGGTGTGATGGACAATGTGCCCTTTGCCATTCACTACCGCATAGAAACGGATAAGGGCTGGCAGGTACGCCATTTCCGGGTGAACAACCTCCATAATACAACTCAATACCTGGAATTGTACAGCGATACCAAAGGCAACTGGTTTGACAATGACAAGCCTGTTGAAGAGCTCGCCGGTTGTATTGATATCGACATCACGCTTACACCTTTTACAAATACATTGCCCATCCGGCGTATTGATTATCCCCACCGGGAACGGGTATTTATAAACGTGCTGTATATCACGCTGCCGGCATTCACGATGGAAAAAGTGGTGCAGCAATACACGAAGATTTATGAATATTATTATTCGTTTGCCCTTGACGATTTCAAAGCGGAATTACCGGTAGATGAAAACTATTTCGTGATAGATTACCCCGGGCTGTTTAAAAGGCTGTATCCTGTTTAG